The nucleotide sequence TTCTGACCACCGGATAATTTTACGCCTTGTTCACCTAAGAAGGACTGATATTGTTCAGGTAGTTGCTCGATAAACTCGTCGGCATGAGCCGCTTTTGCTGCCGCCAGAATTTCTGCTTCAGTGGCATCCGGTTTACCGTATCTCAGGTTATCCCCAACGTTAGCACTGAATAACACTGGCTGTTGTGGCACTAACGCAAATTGGCTGCGCAGCTCCTGCAGATTCCAGTCTTTGATTTTTTTGCCATGTAATAAAATATCGCCTTGCTGCGGGTCACGAAAACGCAGTAATAAATCAAACAAGGTCGATTTACCCGCACCAGAAGGGCCAACCAGAGCGATACGTTCACCGGGTTTAATATCTAATGTTAAATCGGCAATGGCCTGACGATCAGGACGTGATGGGTAGTGATAACCCACCTGTTGAAAGCTTAATAAAGAATCGGACGCGTTAGCCGCTGGAGCAGGTTCTGCCGCGGGTTCATTCTGCTCGGGCGATTGTATTTCAGCTTCGGTGGCTAATAACTCACGAATGCGTTCCGCGGCTCCGGCTGCCCGTTGAACTTCACCATATACTTCGGTAACAGCTGCTAATGAGCCTGCCACCATAATGGCGTAAAACACAAAGGCAGCTAATTCACCGCCGGACAGTTTACCGGCAATCACATCACTGCCGCCGATATACAACATGCCCGCGACAGAACCCATCACCAGCATCATCACCAACATAATTAAAAACGCACGCTGGCGAATTCGACGCAGAGCAACATCGAATGCACCTTCGGCGGCATCGCCGAACTGTTGGGTCACAATATCTTCACGGGTAAAAGCCTGAACCACTTTAATATGCTGCAGACTTTCCCCCGCCCAGGCGCCCACGCTGGCAATTTTATCCTGACTGTCGCGCGATAATTTTTTCACCTTGCGGCCAAAATAAATCATCGGAAAAACAATCAGGGGAACGGCAATTAAAACAATTAAACTGAGTTTTAAATTGCTGATAAACATCAACGTGATGCCACCCATAAAGGTCAGCGCGTTCCGCAGTGCAAATGAGAAAGAAGAACCAATCACGGTTTGTAGCAGCGTAGTATCCGTAGTCACCCGGCTCTGAATTTCTCCGGCGAGATTCTCCTCAAAGAAGCTGGGCGGCAGGCTGACCAGATGTTGATACAGCTGTTTGCGAATATCCGCCACCACCCGTTCACCCAACCAGGAAATCATAAAGAAGCGGAAGTAAGCACCAATCGAAACCAGCACCACCAACACGCCAAACATGCTTAGCGCATCGGCCAGGCCTTCAGTGGATTGTGCAGCAAAACCGTTATCCACCATCAGGCGTACGCCCTGGCCCAGACCTAACGTCAGGCCTGCAGTCATCACCAGCGCCACGATGGCAATGGTTAAACGGAGTTTATAAGGGCGAACAAATTGCCAGAGCCAGCGCAGCATAAGGGTCTTCTTGTAGGAATCATGGTGTGGATAAGTGCCTGAAGGCTAACGACTCAGGGGATTATCGGCAAGGTGATATCCGGTAATGCAGTGTTCCACTCGGCTGATGCTGTAAAGCGTTCGAGTCAAACCACTGGCCATTGTGAACCTTTCCCTTCTGCGCCACTCTCACATAGAATGGTGACTTAACGCCGAAGCTTTCCCGTCTAAGTTTGGCCTTCACACAACGTTGTGAACCTGAATAAGACGCGTCAGCCGTGATGGCTCCAGGCATACCGTCTGTCAGCTGCATCACCAGGGTTCTGTGGGAAACCACCGGGCCTCCCGCATTTGGAAAGGTGTAGAGAGATGAATTCATATACCCGGATTCCGCTCACCGAGGTAGACTCGTGCGAGCTGGAACCCTATGGGTCTGTGGCGTCGGTCTTAAGTCCGAGTACTTTTGAGCAACGCGCAGGCTCCCAGTTAAAAGACTCACAGTTTAAAGACAC is from Bacterioplanoides sp. SCSIO 12839 and encodes:
- a CDS encoding ABC transporter transmembrane domain-containing protein, producing the protein MLRWLWQFVRPYKLRLTIAIVALVMTAGLTLGLGQGVRLMVDNGFAAQSTEGLADALSMFGVLVVLVSIGAYFRFFMISWLGERVVADIRKQLYQHLVSLPPSFFEENLAGEIQSRVTTDTTLLQTVIGSSFSFALRNALTFMGGITLMFISNLKLSLIVLIAVPLIVFPMIYFGRKVKKLSRDSQDKIASVGAWAGESLQHIKVVQAFTREDIVTQQFGDAAEGAFDVALRRIRQRAFLIMLVMMLVMGSVAGMLYIGGSDVIAGKLSGGELAAFVFYAIMVAGSLAAVTEVYGEVQRAAGAAERIRELLATEAEIQSPEQNEPAAEPAPAANASDSLLSFQQVGYHYPSRPDRQAIADLTLDIKPGERIALVGPSGAGKSTLFDLLLRFRDPQQGDILLHGKKIKDWNLQELRSQFALVPQQPVLFSANVGDNLRYGKPDATEAEILAAAKAAHADEFIEQLPEQYQSFLGEQGVKLSGGQKQRLAIARAILRDPEILLLDEATSALDAQSEHLVQQALDELMKDRTTFIIAHRLATVAHVDRIAVFDHGKLVAIGSHQELLNNSPLYKRLAELQFNSESQTKAC